The region CCGGCGGCGCGCCGAATCAGCCATTCGAACCAGTGCCAGTCCGGCCACATGAATGTCTTGTAGTAGAATCCGGCAGAGAACAGTCCGCGGAGACGATCATTCACGCCAGCAATGTCCCAGGTCAGTGAAGGCCAGGCATTGATGCTCTGGGCAACCAGCCCTTCCTCCAGAGCGATCATGGTGGCCTGCACGTTGGGAATGGAGGATAGGCCGTGCTCAAGTTGAACCAGTGCGTTGGTTTCCTCGCAGCCGACTCCCATAATACCGCGTGGTCGATGGAGCTTGAAGCTCCGTCCGACAAGCTGCACGCCGTTGGCGAGCAAGGCCGACGCCAGTGTATCGCCCGCAAGGCCTGCATAGCGCTTGCCATTGAACGAAAAGTCGATGGACTGGCCGCGATCGATCCTGCCGCCGCCATGGGAAAGTCGGTAACCGGTCACGGCCGCGCAACTCCCATTACGTAAACCGCTACGACCTCGTGTGTTTCAGTATGCCGGATCAGATTGAACCAGACCCCGCAACCGTGCACATGGACCCATCGCTCGGCATGCTCGCCCTTGGGGTTGGCGCGCAGGAAGAGATACTCCTCCCAAGCCTGGTCGTCGCAGTCCAGCTCTGGTCGGTCGATATGGGCTTCGCCGCCATAGGCAAATTCGCGCTCGTCGCGCAGGCCACAGTTCGGGCAGGCAATCCGCATCATGTCAGTGTTCAATCCCGGCTGCCGCAGCTTCGTCGATGAGCGCGCCATCCCTGAAACGCTGGAGTCCGAAGGCGGTGGTTAGCGGATGGGGCTCATCCTTCGCGATCAAGTGCGCAAAAGCCTCACCGCCGGCCGGGATCGCCTTGAACCCGCCTCCGCCCCAGCCGACGTTCAGATAAATCCCCGGTACCGGACTGCGGTCAATGATCGGCGAGCTATCGGCCGTGTAGTCGACGATTCCAGCCCATTGGCGCAGGAGGCGCAGACTACTGAAGGTCGGAACAAGCTGGACGATGCCGGCAAGCACTTTTTCCATTGTCGCTGCGCTTCCGCGCTGGGCAAAGGACGGATAGGGATCGATGCCGCCACCGCACACAATGCCGCCCTTGTCCGACTGGCTGCAATAGCTTCCGATCACGGCTGAACCGATCACGGTGTGCAAGACGGGCTTGACCGGTTCGGAGACAAAGGCTTGGAGCCCATAGCTGGCGACAGGCAATCGGAAACCGGCCATCTGCGCGACCACTGACGAATGACCGGCCGTGGCGATCCCCACCTTGGTCGCACCAATGAAGCCTTTACTTGTTTCGACGCCCTGCACACCGCCGCTGATGTCCCGGCGGAACCCGGTGACTTCGGTATTCTGAAGGATGTCGACACCCAGGGCATCGGCTGCCCGTGCATAGCCCCAGGCTACCGCGTCATGCCGGACAGTCCCTCCTCGTTTCTGGCGCATGGCCCCGTAAATGGGAAACCTTGCATTAGGATCGCCATTCAGGACAGGACAGAATTTGAGCACTTCCTCCCGTCCGAGCAGTTCGGCATCGATCCCGTTCAACTGCATCGCGTTCACAATTCGGCGCTGAAAATCGACCTCGTGCCGGCTGTGCGCGAGATTAAGGATTCCGCGGGCGGAATACATGATGTTGAAATTGAGCTCCTGCGAAAGGCTGGCATAGAGACGGAGCGAATGGTCGTAGAAGTCGGCACTTTCCTTGTAGAAATAGTCCGAGCGCACGATGGTCGTGTTGCGGCCGGTGTTACCGCCGCCGAGCCACCCCTTATCAATCACAGCAATGCGTCCAGGCCTGTAGTGCTTGGCCAGATGGTAGGCGGTCGCAAGGCCGTGGCCGCCAGCTCCGATGATAATCACATCGTAGCTGCTCGCCGGTTCGGGGGAGCGCCAAACCGGATCCCAATCCGTATTGCCACCAAGCCAGTTCCTGAGAAGCGCGAACGCCGAATATCGGCTCATCGGCGCAAATCCTTCAGAATGACTTGTGCTGAATTCCGGCCAGGAGCTCCCGTCACGCCCCCACCGGGGTGCGTGCCCGCGCCGCACAGATACAAACCGGCCACAGGCGTGCGGTAGCCCGACCAATCGGGGTGCGGGCGCATGAAGAACAACTGGGCGAGATTGAGATCCCCGTGGAAGATGTTGCCTTCGGTCAGTCCGTAGGTGCGCTCCAAATCCAGCGGTGTGATGACTTTACGTGCGACGATGCTGCCAGGGACGTTGGGCGCGACCCGGCCAATCTGTTGCACCACCTGATCGCCGAGCGCTTCACGTCGCGAGTCCCAGTCCCCCTCTCGCAGCCGAAAAGGAACATACTGGACAAAGCAAGTGAGCATGGTGCGGTCCGACGGGCAGAGCGTGGGATCGACCAAACTTGGAACCACGCAATCGACCCACAGCTCGTCTGCCACTTCGCCGAACTTTGAGGCATCATAGCAGCGCTGCATAGCCTCCATGCTGCCCATGACCGAAAAGACCGCGCGTTCCGCCGGAGTGGCGTCGAGCGACATGCCCCTGATCGAAGGTGGCTCGCTCAGGACCATGTTCACCTTGGCCGAAGGACCGGCCATTTTGATGGCGGCGATGTCCGATCGAAATGTCGGGTCGAGATGTTCCGCGTCGACCAACCCAAGGAACGTTCGCTTTGGGTCCGCATTCGACACGACCGCCTTGGCGTGAAACACTCGGCCATCGACCAGCTCGACGCCGGATGCCCGCCCGCCCTTTACGTAGATCCGCGCAACCTCTGCATTCGTGATGATTTCGGCGCCAAAGCCCCGGGCAGCGTTGGCCAGCGCATCGCTGACTGATCCCATCCCCCCGATAACATGGCCGCTGAAGCCCTGGATGCTATTATCACCACCGCCCAACAGGTGGAACAACAAGCCTAGGGTCGAGCCCGGATCATATGGCCCCCATGCTTGCCGTAAACGTTGTTGGCCAGAAAGAGCCGGTGCGTCTCCTCGCTTTCGAAGTGTCGCTCGAGAAATTCGGCGAGGGAGCCGGTCAGAAACCGCGTCATCGATGCAATTTCATCTCGCGAGATTCCCCAGAATTGGCGGGCCATTGATGCCAATTCCCCGAGCCGGTCGACCAAGCTCCCGCTCAGAGCCGGCGGAGGCTTGAGAAAGAACGGCTGCAGGTAGCGAGCGAGCGCCTTGAGTTGATGCTCGACCGCTACGAAGTTGTCGGCATCCTTCCGACTGTAGGTCCGAAGGCTTGCCGCAGTCCGCAACGGATCGGACCAAAGCGTCACGAGGCCCTCATCGGATGTCGGCACATTAAGCGCCGGGTCGCATGCGACCATTTTCAGCCCATGATCAGCGAGCCCCAGTTCCTTGACCACGGCGGGGGTAAGCATGCTGGCGATATACGAGCAAAATGACACACGGCACCCCGGCATCACTTCCTCGGTCACGGCAGCCCCGCCCACAATTTGGCGACGCTCGAGGACCAGAACTCTTGCACCCGAACGGGCAAGATATGCGGCCGCAGTCAGACCGTTGTGACCACCGCCTACCACAATTGCATCGAAAAAATCGGTCACGTGACTCGCCTGCCCTCT is a window of Novosphingobium sp. THN1 DNA encoding:
- a CDS encoding NAD(P)/FAD-dependent oxidoreductase translates to MTDFFDAIVVGGGHNGLTAAAYLARSGARVLVLERRQIVGGAAVTEEVMPGCRVSFCSYIASMLTPAVVKELGLADHGLKMVACDPALNVPTSDEGLVTLWSDPLRTAASLRTYSRKDADNFVAVEHQLKALARYLQPFFLKPPPALSGSLVDRLGELASMARQFWGISRDEIASMTRFLTGSLAEFLERHFESEETHRLFLANNVYGKHGGHMIRARP
- a CDS encoding sarcosine oxidase subunit delta — its product is MMRIACPNCGLRDEREFAYGGEAHIDRPELDCDDQAWEEYLFLRANPKGEHAERWVHVHGCGVWFNLIRHTETHEVVAVYVMGVARP
- a CDS encoding sarcosine oxidase subunit beta family protein — its product is MSRYSAFALLRNWLGGNTDWDPVWRSPEPASSYDVIIIGAGGHGLATAYHLAKHYRPGRIAVIDKGWLGGGNTGRNTTIVRSDYFYKESADFYDHSLRLYASLSQELNFNIMYSARGILNLAHSRHEVDFQRRIVNAMQLNGIDAELLGREEVLKFCPVLNGDPNARFPIYGAMRQKRGGTVRHDAVAWGYARAADALGVDILQNTEVTGFRRDISGGVQGVETSKGFIGATKVGIATAGHSSVVAQMAGFRLPVASYGLQAFVSEPVKPVLHTVIGSAVIGSYCSQSDKGGIVCGGGIDPYPSFAQRGSAATMEKVLAGIVQLVPTFSSLRLLRQWAGIVDYTADSSPIIDRSPVPGIYLNVGWGGGGFKAIPAGGEAFAHLIAKDEPHPLTTAFGLQRFRDGALIDEAAAAGIEH
- a CDS encoding NAD(P)/FAD-dependent oxidoreductase — its product is MLFHLLGGGDNSIQGFSGHVIGGMGSVSDALANAARGFGAEIITNAEVARIYVKGGRASGVELVDGRVFHAKAVVSNADPKRTFLGLVDAEHLDPTFRSDIAAIKMAGPSAKVNMVLSEPPSIRGMSLDATPAERAVFSVMGSMEAMQRCYDASKFGEVADELWVDCVVPSLVDPTLCPSDRTMLTCFVQYVPFRLREGDWDSRREALGDQVVQQIGRVAPNVPGSIVARKVITPLDLERTYGLTEGNIFHGDLNLAQLFFMRPHPDWSGYRTPVAGLYLCGAGTHPGGGVTGAPGRNSAQVILKDLRR